Proteins encoded by one window of Epinephelus moara isolate mb chromosome 18, YSFRI_EMoa_1.0, whole genome shotgun sequence:
- the mpv17l gene encoding mpv17-like protein — protein MRRAVLKEAAKRFPWLANVTLYGCLFAGGDLVHQLIAQKERIDWKHTRNVAIVAISFQGNFNYFWLRALEKRFPGKSAGMVFRKLLLDQSFASPLATSVFYTGVSFLEGKEDVLEDWREKFFNTWKTGLMYWPFMQFLNFVLMPLYMRTAFMGCCAFLWATFLCFSRQSGDGTAGVALAFVMDPRKTLEEMREARLARKKQKAQRTN, from the exons ATGAGGAGAGCTGTCCTGAAAGAAGCCGCCAAACGATTCCCCTGGTTGGCCAATGTCACTTTGTACGGGTGCTTATTCGCCGGCGGTGACCTGGTCCATCAGCTAATAGCTCAGAAGGAGCGCATCGACTGGAAACACACTCGCAACGTGGCCATTGTGGCTATCAGTTTTCAAGGAAACTTCAATTACTTTTGGCTGCGAGCCCTGGAGAAGCGTTTCCCTGGAAAGTCCGCCGGGATGGTTTTCCGCAAACTCCTGCTGGACCAAAGCTTTGCGTCGCCTTTGGCCACCAGTGTCTTCTACACAG GGGTTAGCttcttggagggtaaggaggaTGTATTAGAAGACTGGAGAGAGAAGTTCTTCAACACCTGGAAG ACTGGACTCATGTACTGGCCATTCATGCAG TTTCTGAACTTTGTCCTGATGCCGCTGTACATGCGGACAGCCTTCATGGGCTGCTGCGCCTTCCTCTGGGCCACCTTCCTGTGCTTCTCCAGGCAAAGCGGTGATGGCACTGCCGGAGTGGCTCTGGCCTTCGTCATGGACCCCCGTAAGACCCTGGAGGAGATGCGAGAGGCCCGACTGGCCCGAAAAAAGCAAAAGGCCCAGAGGACAAACTAA